The proteins below come from a single Phycisphaerae bacterium genomic window:
- a CDS encoding HAD family hydrolase, which produces MDVLRQKRGFIIDMDGVIYHGGRLLEGAGAFVEWLKRAGKQYLFLTNSSERSPRELEEKLLRMGVEVGEEHFMTSALATASFLASQCPGGRAYVIGGAGLIQALYDVGFSMDDVRPDYVVVGETRGYSYEQIETAIRLVLAGAKLIGTNPDVTGPGERGILPACRALIAPVELATGRQAYFIGKPNPLIMRDSLKRLGCRREETVIVGDRMDTDIVAGIESEIETVLVLSGITGREDLPRFPYQPRHVIDGVGQIPAA; this is translated from the coding sequence ATGGACGTACTTCGGCAGAAAAGGGGCTTTATCATCGACATGGACGGGGTGATCTATCACGGCGGGCGGCTGCTGGAGGGGGCCGGCGCGTTCGTGGAGTGGCTGAAGCGCGCGGGCAAGCAGTACCTGTTCCTGACCAACAGTTCCGAGCGGTCGCCGCGGGAGCTGGAGGAGAAGCTGCTGCGGATGGGGGTCGAGGTGGGTGAGGAGCATTTCATGACCTCCGCCCTGGCGACGGCGAGCTTTCTGGCTTCGCAGTGTCCGGGCGGACGGGCCTACGTGATCGGAGGGGCGGGTCTGATTCAGGCGCTCTACGACGTGGGGTTTTCGATGGACGACGTTCGGCCGGACTACGTGGTGGTCGGCGAGACGAGAGGCTACAGCTATGAGCAGATCGAGACCGCGATCCGCCTGGTGCTGGCGGGGGCGAAGCTGATCGGGACCAACCCGGACGTTACCGGTCCGGGCGAGCGGGGCATCCTGCCGGCGTGCCGGGCGCTGATCGCCCCGGTCGAACTGGCCACCGGCCGGCAGGCATACTTCATCGGCAAGCCGAACCCGCTGATCATGCGGGATTCGCTCAAGCGTCTCGGGTGCCGGCGCGAGGAGACGGTGATCGTGGGCGACCGGATGGACACCGACATCGTGGCCGGAATCGAATCGGAGATTGAGACGGTGTTGGTGCTTTCGGGCATCACCGGCCGGGAGGACTTGCCGCGATTTCCGTATCAGCCGCGGCACGTGATCGACGGAGTGGGCCAGATACCGGCGGCGTAG
- a CDS encoding glycosyltransferase family 2 protein, which translates to MDVELSIVFPVYNEADSIAELYRRTRKVLMDLGRSWEIVFVDDGSRDNSVAVLKREAGDDPRVRLVLLRRNFGQTPALAAGFDEARGRTIIAMDADLQHHPEEIPRFVAKIDEGYDLVSGWREKRVDNFWVRRIPSLVANRLMRWLSGVEIHDFGTTFKAYRSELIKEIRLYGELHRFIPALASSVGAKITELPIQNVNRPFGKSNYGIGRTVRVLFDLLTVRFLLRYLHRPLQFFGLLGLICFAMGFVLGLYILWDKFARGMDIMAFHGPLVLLTVLLVIVSVSFVSMGLLGEVLARIYFEASGKRIYHVREIWRGGAGRP; encoded by the coding sequence ATGGACGTCGAGCTTTCGATCGTTTTCCCGGTCTACAACGAGGCGGACTCGATCGCCGAGCTGTACCGCCGGACCCGCAAGGTCCTGATGGATCTGGGCCGAAGCTGGGAGATCGTCTTTGTCGACGACGGCAGCCGGGACAACAGCGTAGCCGTCCTGAAGCGTGAGGCGGGCGACGACCCGCGGGTGCGGCTGGTGCTGCTGCGGCGAAACTTCGGCCAGACCCCGGCCCTGGCGGCTGGGTTCGACGAGGCCCGCGGCCGGACCATCATCGCCATGGACGCCGACCTTCAGCATCACCCGGAGGAGATTCCGCGGTTTGTGGCCAAGATCGACGAGGGCTACGACCTGGTCTCCGGCTGGCGTGAAAAGCGGGTGGACAATTTCTGGGTGCGTCGGATTCCCTCGCTGGTGGCCAACCGGTTGATGCGGTGGCTCTCCGGCGTGGAGATTCACGATTTCGGCACGACGTTCAAGGCGTACCGGTCGGAGCTGATCAAGGAGATTCGGCTCTACGGCGAATTGCACCGGTTCATCCCGGCGCTGGCCAGTTCGGTGGGGGCCAAGATCACCGAGCTTCCGATCCAGAACGTCAACCGGCCGTTCGGCAAGAGCAACTACGGCATCGGGCGGACGGTCCGCGTGCTGTTCGACCTGCTGACCGTACGGTTCCTGCTGCGCTACCTGCACCGCCCGCTGCAGTTCTTCGGGCTATTGGGTCTGATCTGTTTCGCGATGGGTTTCGTGCTCGGGCTGTACATCCTGTGGGACAAGTTCGCGCGCGGGATGGATATCATGGCCTTCCACGGGCCGCTCGTGCTGCTTACGGTGCTGCTGGTGATCGTGAGTGTGAGTTTCGTCTCGATGGGGCTGTTGGGCGAGGTGCTGGCGCGGATTTACTTCGAGGCCTCGGGCAAGCGGATCTACCACGTGCGTGAGATCTGGCGGGGCGGCGCCGGTCGGCCCTAA
- a CDS encoding ferritin-like domain-containing protein — MVESKTSGAPVGSQATGGEIGGHDVSVIRPEVRIEQFKIRGHAMSRRKRRAIRRGLRRLCNLETLAVGVYRYQIHRRMCEHNRELIAAMCNEMTHLQDYMVKLFEYSGRPSWIRGLYGWAGAMVGFGSRLMGRTRSLRAGIWVEKGTIEDYRALLKSVEWDDETRAVIEKNLADEHGHIGRWKELLRTAEPDY, encoded by the coding sequence ATGGTGGAGTCGAAGACGAGCGGTGCGCCGGTGGGATCGCAGGCGACGGGAGGCGAGATAGGGGGGCATGACGTATCGGTGATCCGGCCGGAGGTGCGGATCGAGCAGTTCAAGATTCGCGGGCACGCGATGTCGCGGCGGAAGCGGCGGGCGATCCGGCGAGGGCTTCGGCGGCTGTGCAATCTTGAGACGCTGGCGGTGGGGGTGTATCGGTACCAGATTCACCGTCGGATGTGCGAGCACAACCGGGAGCTGATCGCGGCGATGTGCAACGAGATGACTCACCTGCAGGATTACATGGTCAAGTTGTTCGAGTACAGCGGCCGTCCGAGTTGGATTCGCGGGTTGTACGGTTGGGCGGGGGCGATGGTGGGCTTTGGTTCGCGGCTGATGGGGCGGACGCGGAGCCTGCGGGCGGGGATATGGGTGGAGAAGGGGACGATCGAGGACTACCGGGCACTGCTCAAGTCGGTCGAGTGGGACGATGAGACGCGTGCGGTGATCGAGAAGAACCTGGCGGATGAGCACGGGCACATCGGGCGGTGGAAGGAACTGCTGCGGACGGCGGAGCCGGATTACTGA
- a CDS encoding MFS transporter, which produces MSSELTNVERMRRLPWLYASTLANTVFCLLTFFGSVFVMFLDALKLDKAQIGFLLSLLPFAGLIAVPIAPTLSRFGCKRIFITFYGARKAITALLLLTPWVLARYGEAAAFWFVAAVVLAFALARAVAETAWTSWFQEVIPNHVRGKVGAVNTIGATVAGIVTLSVAGYVVGRFTDLGLSRFIILIAVGVVAGGVSILFYSGIPGGAANPSLSTGRTEFAMMTDALRDANFRLYLLGLAAVTFGLVPLLSFVPLYMKEQIGLNPGRVVYLDVGYYLGLLASCYLWGWASDRYGSKPVMLSGLCMLLALPVLWFLMPAHSVWSLGVAMAIALLLGMASQAWGTGFSRYLYVTAVPPESRTAYMPIFYAWAGLTAGLAPLLAGWFLDRWADLNFTVAFLRVTPFTPLFAVCVALLAAGIMIMSRVRTHGEVSTPKFLGMFFQGNPLMAMESLVRYRWAGDERQRIHVTQRLGQARNPLSVNELVEALHDPSFNVRYEAITAISKMPPEPVLVDELLMVLGGDEPDLAIAAAWALGRLGDSSAVLPLRETLLSDYPLLRAHSARALAALNDRSSIPFLLDQFREECNDGVCLAYASALGVLRAAEAIDDLLAALERMGREAPRQELALALARIAGSERNYIGLWRGFRTDPGTAAAQALLNLRKSPAADPELRRLMEQCVHCFARNDLALGAQGLCQILDGVCQKARRESLQKILGQCAACLRRSDQVRPEYLQLALHAIALGLNSRC; this is translated from the coding sequence GTGAGTTCCGAACTGACCAACGTCGAACGCATGCGACGCCTGCCCTGGCTCTACGCCAGCACGCTCGCCAACACCGTCTTTTGCCTCCTGACCTTCTTCGGCTCGGTCTTCGTCATGTTCCTGGACGCCCTGAAACTCGATAAGGCGCAGATTGGATTCCTGCTCTCGCTGCTGCCCTTCGCCGGATTGATCGCCGTCCCCATCGCCCCCACCCTCTCGCGTTTCGGCTGCAAACGCATCTTCATTACGTTCTACGGCGCCCGCAAGGCCATCACCGCCCTGCTCCTGCTGACCCCGTGGGTCCTGGCCCGGTACGGCGAGGCCGCCGCGTTCTGGTTCGTGGCTGCGGTAGTGCTGGCCTTCGCGCTGGCCCGGGCGGTCGCGGAAACCGCCTGGACCAGCTGGTTCCAGGAAGTGATCCCCAACCACGTCCGCGGCAAGGTCGGCGCCGTCAACACCATCGGGGCGACCGTCGCCGGCATTGTCACGCTCAGCGTCGCCGGCTACGTGGTCGGCCGTTTCACCGACCTGGGCCTGAGCCGGTTCATCATCCTGATCGCCGTCGGCGTGGTCGCCGGCGGCGTCTCGATACTTTTCTACTCGGGTATCCCGGGCGGAGCCGCAAACCCTTCCCTTTCCACCGGGCGCACCGAGTTCGCGATGATGACCGACGCCCTGCGCGATGCGAACTTCCGGCTCTACCTGCTCGGCCTGGCCGCGGTGACCTTCGGCCTCGTGCCCCTGCTCTCGTTCGTGCCGCTCTACATGAAGGAACAGATCGGCCTGAATCCCGGCCGCGTGGTCTACCTCGACGTCGGTTACTACCTGGGCCTGCTGGCCTCCTGCTACCTGTGGGGCTGGGCCTCCGACCGCTACGGCAGCAAGCCGGTCATGCTCTCGGGGCTTTGCATGTTGCTGGCCCTGCCCGTCCTCTGGTTTCTCATGCCCGCCCACAGCGTCTGGAGCCTCGGGGTCGCAATGGCCATTGCCCTTCTGTTGGGCATGGCAAGCCAGGCCTGGGGCACCGGCTTTTCTCGCTACCTCTACGTGACCGCCGTCCCTCCCGAAAGCCGCACCGCCTACATGCCGATCTTCTACGCCTGGGCCGGACTGACCGCCGGACTCGCTCCGCTTCTGGCCGGGTGGTTCCTCGACCGCTGGGCCGATCTGAACTTCACCGTCGCGTTTCTGCGCGTCACTCCGTTCACGCCCCTGTTCGCCGTCTGCGTTGCACTGCTGGCGGCCGGCATCATGATCATGAGCCGCGTCCGCACCCACGGCGAGGTGTCAACCCCCAAATTCCTCGGCATGTTCTTCCAGGGCAACCCGCTGATGGCGATGGAGTCCCTGGTCCGCTACCGCTGGGCGGGCGATGAGCGCCAGCGGATCCACGTGACCCAGCGCCTCGGCCAGGCCCGCAATCCCCTCAGCGTCAATGAGCTGGTCGAGGCCCTGCACGATCCGAGTTTCAACGTCCGCTACGAAGCCATCACCGCGATCTCCAAGATGCCGCCCGAACCCGTCCTGGTCGACGAACTGCTCATGGTCCTCGGCGGCGACGAGCCCGACCTGGCCATCGCCGCCGCCTGGGCCCTCGGGCGCCTCGGCGACTCCAGCGCCGTCCTGCCGCTCCGCGAAACGCTCCTGTCCGACTATCCGCTGCTGCGAGCCCACAGTGCCCGCGCCCTAGCCGCCCTGAATGACCGATCGAGCATCCCGTTCCTGCTCGATCAATTCCGCGAGGAATGCAACGACGGGGTCTGCCTGGCCTACGCCTCCGCTCTGGGCGTCCTCCGCGCCGCTGAGGCCATCGACGATCTGCTGGCCGCCCTGGAACGCATGGGCCGAGAGGCCCCGCGCCAGGAACTGGCCCTGGCCCTGGCCCGAATTGCCGGGTCCGAGCGGAACTACATCGGCCTGTGGCGGGGCTTCCGCACGGACCCTGGCACCGCAGCCGCCCAGGCCCTCCTGAACCTCCGCAAGTCGCCCGCCGCCGACCCGGAGCTTCGCCGCCTCATGGAGCAGTGCGTCCACTGCTTCGCCCGCAACGATCTGGCCCTCGGCGCCCAAGGACTCTGCCAAATCCTGGACGGCGTCTGCCAGAAGGCCCGCCGCGAGAGCCTCCAAAAGATCCTTGGCCAGTGCGCCGCTTGTCTGCGCCGGTCGGACCAGGTCCGTCCGGAGTACCTCCAATTGGCCCTGCACGCGATCGCCCTCGGCCTCAACAGCCGCTGCTGA
- a CDS encoding FAD-dependent oxidoreductase encodes MQVTLNANHGSDVDVLVCGGGPAGVAAAVAAGRQGARTLLVERFGCLGGVATNSLVGVWLGSYSRDGRFPVIAGVFQKVVDRLVAEGAAVSQTQDVISGTRHVGYGPNHGRTVPFEFEPCKRILDQFVGEAGARVLFFTTAIHPIVESRRIAQVLLHGKSGLTAVRPKTVVDATGDADLAFRAGCPTVKGRDEDALMTPASVIFVLEDVDSAAFEAYCRDTGDVRFRRIISNLRETGEWPFSTDIIVGCEMPRRGTFFINALCHCGIDGTDDASLTRGMIEGRSEAHSLFQIMRKHMPGFSRCRLTQTSPAIGIRETRRIVGRYTLTDEDLLAGQSFDDTVALTGYQWDMTDPKKPSHQPMDGKPITKPYTEIPYRCLVPQAIDNLIVAGRSISVSWNALGPVRIMPCCFATGQAAGAAAALAAASGAAVGECDPHQLQNVLRSAGAIIQPAIG; translated from the coding sequence ATGCAAGTCACGCTGAATGCCAACCACGGCTCCGACGTCGACGTCCTGGTCTGCGGTGGAGGGCCGGCGGGCGTAGCCGCCGCCGTCGCCGCCGGGCGACAGGGGGCTAGGACGCTGCTCGTCGAGCGGTTCGGCTGCCTCGGCGGGGTCGCCACCAACTCGCTGGTCGGCGTCTGGCTGGGCAGCTACTCCCGCGACGGCCGGTTTCCCGTCATCGCGGGCGTCTTTCAGAAGGTCGTCGATCGTCTGGTCGCCGAAGGGGCGGCCGTTTCACAAACCCAGGACGTGATCAGCGGCACCCGTCACGTCGGCTACGGCCCCAACCACGGCCGGACCGTGCCATTCGAATTCGAGCCCTGCAAACGCATCCTCGACCAATTCGTCGGCGAGGCCGGAGCGAGAGTCCTCTTTTTCACCACCGCCATCCATCCCATCGTCGAGAGCCGCCGCATCGCGCAAGTCCTTCTGCACGGCAAGTCCGGCCTGACCGCCGTGCGTCCCAAGACCGTGGTGGACGCCACCGGCGACGCCGATCTGGCCTTTCGGGCCGGATGCCCCACCGTCAAGGGCCGCGACGAGGACGCCCTGATGACCCCCGCGTCGGTCATCTTCGTGCTCGAGGACGTCGACTCAGCCGCGTTCGAAGCCTACTGCCGCGACACCGGCGACGTGCGTTTCCGCCGCATCATCAGCAACCTGCGAGAAACCGGCGAGTGGCCCTTTTCCACCGACATCATCGTCGGCTGCGAGATGCCCAGGCGAGGCACGTTCTTCATCAACGCCCTGTGCCACTGCGGCATCGACGGGACCGACGACGCGAGCCTCACCCGCGGCATGATCGAGGGCCGATCCGAAGCTCACAGCCTGTTTCAGATCATGCGGAAGCATATGCCCGGTTTTTCTCGCTGCCGGCTCACCCAGACCAGTCCCGCCATCGGCATTCGCGAGACCCGCCGCATCGTCGGACGCTACACCCTCACCGACGAGGACCTTTTGGCCGGGCAATCCTTCGACGACACCGTCGCCCTCACCGGCTATCAATGGGATATGACCGACCCGAAAAAGCCGTCGCATCAGCCGATGGATGGCAAACCCATCACTAAGCCTTACACCGAAATCCCCTACCGCTGCCTCGTCCCGCAGGCCATCGACAACCTGATCGTCGCCGGACGCAGCATCTCGGTCTCATGGAACGCCCTGGGACCGGTCCGCATCATGCCGTGCTGCTTCGCCACCGGCCAAGCCGCCGGCGCCGCAGCCGCCCTGGCCGCCGCGTCAGGCGCCGCCGTCGGCGAATGCGATCCGCACCAACTCCAGAACGTCCTGCGATCCGCGGGGGCGATCATCCAACCCGCGATCGGCTGA
- a CDS encoding MFS transporter: protein MTDNRKSLSIQLVLFFGAIICMSAAMGVHESIFNNYLADTFNLSAPARGWLEMPRELPGFLVVVMAGVLWALPVTRLGLVGAAIFLVGTVGLAVLGSSYGAMVVMMVLASAGQHLIHPVSASIALATSDATNRGWRMGQMRATETIGLILGAGIVWFLFDKVHPQYRLGFLIAGVVGLLAGIFYGFMHIPQLHKPRPKLVLRRRFTLYYVLEFVFGARKQIFLTFGPWVLIQVYGLSASSIAGLLMTAAIIGIVFKPLAGLAIDRLGERAVMVVDGLALAVVCLGYGYALHLVLLTRSVAPGYFLADGLFSSAAFGSTVGTTARTLACGCFIADNLLFALGSARATYLSRMSHCHQEISSTLAMGVSINHIASMTIPVVAGALWAALGYEHLFAAAAVLALSISALSTLVPARGVPLIAHQPPAPEPPLEPELQPVAAESSSLAK from the coding sequence ATGACCGACAACCGGAAATCGCTTTCGATACAACTTGTTCTGTTCTTCGGCGCCATCATCTGCATGTCCGCTGCGATGGGCGTCCACGAGTCCATCTTCAACAACTACCTCGCCGACACCTTCAACCTTTCCGCGCCCGCCCGCGGATGGCTCGAGATGCCGCGCGAACTGCCCGGGTTTCTCGTCGTGGTGATGGCTGGCGTCCTCTGGGCCCTGCCCGTCACCCGTTTGGGACTGGTCGGAGCCGCCATCTTTCTGGTCGGAACGGTCGGCTTGGCCGTTCTCGGCTCGTCCTACGGGGCCATGGTCGTCATGATGGTGCTGGCCAGCGCCGGGCAGCACCTGATCCACCCCGTCTCCGCCTCCATCGCCCTGGCCACCAGCGACGCGACCAACCGCGGATGGCGGATGGGCCAGATGCGGGCCACCGAGACGATCGGCCTGATCCTCGGCGCGGGAATCGTCTGGTTCCTCTTCGATAAGGTCCATCCGCAGTATCGTCTGGGATTCCTGATCGCCGGCGTGGTCGGTCTTCTGGCCGGTATCTTCTACGGCTTCATGCACATTCCCCAACTCCACAAACCACGCCCCAAGCTGGTGCTCCGACGGAGGTTCACCCTCTACTATGTTCTGGAATTCGTTTTCGGGGCCCGCAAGCAGATATTCCTGACGTTCGGGCCTTGGGTGCTGATCCAGGTCTACGGCCTCTCCGCCTCGTCCATCGCCGGGCTGCTGATGACCGCGGCGATCATCGGCATCGTCTTCAAACCCCTTGCCGGGCTGGCCATCGACCGCCTCGGCGAACGGGCCGTCATGGTCGTCGACGGCCTCGCGCTCGCCGTCGTCTGTCTCGGCTACGGCTATGCCCTGCACCTGGTCCTCCTGACCCGATCCGTCGCTCCCGGCTACTTCCTCGCCGACGGACTCTTCTCGTCAGCCGCGTTCGGCTCCACCGTCGGCACGACGGCCCGCACCCTCGCCTGCGGATGCTTCATCGCCGATAACCTCCTCTTCGCCCTCGGCTCAGCCCGCGCCACCTACCTCTCGCGAATGAGCCACTGCCACCAGGAAATCTCCTCCACCCTGGCCATGGGAGTCTCGATCAACCACATCGCCTCGATGACCATTCCGGTCGTCGCCGGCGCCCTCTGGGCCGCCCTCGGATACGAACACCTCTTCGCCGCCGCCGCCGTTCTGGCCCTCTCCATCTCAGCCCTCTCCACCCTCGTCCCCGCCCGCGGAGTCCCGCTCATCGCCCACCAACCGCCCGCCCCCGAACCGCCTCTGGAACCCGAACTGCAACCGGTCGCCGCCGAATCCAGCTCTCTCGCCAAGTAA
- a CDS encoding lipid A biosynthesis, with translation MTNPFDFSAWTAVGFAGQAVFGSRFIVQWIASERRKQSYVPVVFWYLSLLGGIILTIYAIGINDPVFTFGQGLGVFIYVRNLALIKNHRHATAEGKDVGTTSDRQRG, from the coding sequence ATGACGAATCCCTTTGATTTCAGCGCGTGGACGGCGGTGGGTTTCGCCGGACAAGCGGTATTCGGTTCACGATTCATTGTCCAGTGGATCGCCTCGGAGCGGCGGAAGCAGAGCTACGTGCCGGTCGTGTTCTGGTATCTGTCGCTGCTCGGCGGGATCATTTTGACCATCTATGCGATCGGGATCAACGACCCCGTCTTCACTTTCGGACAGGGGCTGGGCGTATTCATTTATGTCCGGAATTTGGCGCTCATCAAAAACCATCGCCACGCGACGGCGGAAGGGAAGGATGTTGGAACGACGTCTGATCGTCAACGCGGATGA
- a CDS encoding DUF4838 domain-containing protein: protein MSVLTLFECRRSAYSILAQGSETIRFAAAELRRYLERIGGVWLPLAGVAAGEPAIILKQMGGDEDRDRYSIETQGDNLVIAGSNSRSVLFGVYAFLETFGGVRFFSPDFECVPQRDRLEIPRDARRAQTAEFDVRTIRAELDMTVELVDWAAKNRFNSFGLDMWRWDGSTSHVDANAIIDAVNLRGLMLEGSGHAMCYFLKSDAYYDRHPDWYPQVDGQRVRGKYTGDNFCYSAAEAVEECARNVIASLRRIPQMKRLSIWPGDGGAVCRCERCRDKPFMELYGNAVKRIRQRVQEELPDVEVFQEAYNFDNRERPLTVESTTRTLRVPPECRDVPTLFAFWGQNLSIPLAENPEPGHRLFHEYLQEYCRRNSQAAYVFSMHTDTFMLSNLCPVFGPSMAADFREFKRMGIDQMFLLWITWNTESDQGMSWVGYQNGGLWARMAEDKGFDAGAYRRDYYRWAFGESQALEGEALWDRLNAALSSLQALIYRFPWNRSTDAWGLGWNRKMPQYRWQLSTDLGRHGKDRLEVFSKTVGVLDQLDRDAGELRDADLAECRKFKQYVRHCAVRVKGLSLLFQAQEAMQSGRWTEAREFLRQALDTGMTDERDETVEWLAYVEKQIDG, encoded by the coding sequence ATGTCCGTCCTGACCTTGTTTGAATGCCGTCGGTCCGCGTACAGTATTCTTGCCCAGGGCTCTGAGACGATCCGTTTCGCGGCGGCTGAGTTGCGGCGGTACCTGGAGCGGATTGGAGGGGTTTGGCTGCCGCTTGCCGGTGTTGCCGCCGGGGAGCCGGCGATCATCTTGAAGCAGATGGGTGGCGACGAGGATCGGGACCGGTATTCGATCGAGACGCAGGGCGATAACCTCGTGATCGCCGGCAGCAATTCCCGCAGCGTCCTGTTCGGGGTCTATGCCTTTCTGGAGACATTCGGCGGCGTGCGGTTTTTCTCGCCGGATTTCGAGTGCGTTCCGCAGCGGGATCGCCTTGAGATTCCCCGCGACGCGCGAAGGGCGCAGACGGCTGAATTCGACGTCCGGACGATTCGCGCGGAGTTGGACATGACGGTCGAACTGGTCGATTGGGCGGCCAAGAACCGGTTCAACTCGTTTGGCCTCGATATGTGGCGCTGGGACGGAAGCACCAGCCACGTGGACGCCAATGCCATCATCGACGCGGTCAACCTTCGCGGCCTGATGCTCGAGGGCAGCGGGCATGCGATGTGTTACTTCCTCAAGTCGGATGCATACTACGACCGGCATCCGGATTGGTATCCGCAGGTTGACGGGCAGCGCGTTCGCGGCAAGTACACGGGCGACAATTTCTGCTACTCGGCGGCTGAGGCGGTCGAGGAATGCGCCAGGAACGTGATCGCATCGCTTCGGCGGATACCGCAAATGAAGCGGCTGAGCATCTGGCCGGGCGACGGCGGGGCGGTGTGCCGGTGCGAGCGGTGCCGAGACAAGCCGTTCATGGAGTTATACGGGAACGCGGTGAAGCGCATACGCCAGCGGGTTCAGGAGGAACTGCCCGACGTGGAGGTCTTTCAGGAGGCGTACAACTTCGACAATCGCGAACGGCCGCTGACGGTTGAGAGCACGACGCGGACGTTGCGGGTGCCGCCCGAATGCCGTGACGTCCCGACGCTGTTCGCCTTTTGGGGGCAGAACCTTTCAATTCCCCTGGCGGAGAACCCTGAGCCCGGGCATCGGCTGTTTCACGAATACCTGCAGGAGTACTGCCGTCGGAATTCGCAGGCGGCGTACGTCTTTTCCATGCACACCGACACCTTCATGCTGTCGAATCTCTGTCCGGTGTTCGGGCCCTCGATGGCGGCGGATTTCCGGGAGTTCAAGCGGATGGGCATCGACCAGATGTTCCTGCTGTGGATCACCTGGAACACGGAGAGCGACCAGGGCATGAGCTGGGTGGGCTATCAGAACGGCGGGTTGTGGGCCCGCATGGCTGAGGACAAGGGTTTTGACGCGGGCGCCTACCGTCGGGACTACTATCGATGGGCGTTCGGGGAATCCCAGGCGTTGGAGGGGGAAGCGTTGTGGGACCGGCTGAACGCGGCATTGAGTTCCCTTCAGGCCTTGATCTATCGGTTTCCGTGGAATCGGTCGACGGACGCGTGGGGTCTGGGATGGAACCGCAAGATGCCGCAGTATCGCTGGCAGTTGAGCACAGACCTGGGAAGGCATGGCAAGGACCGGCTGGAGGTTTTTTCGAAGACGGTGGGCGTGTTGGATCAGCTCGATCGGGACGCCGGTGAGCTTCGCGATGCGGATCTGGCGGAGTGTCGCAAGTTCAAGCAGTACGTCAGGCACTGCGCCGTACGCGTGAAGGGGCTGTCGTTGCTGTTCCAAGCCCAGGAGGCGATGCAGTCGGGTCGGTGGACCGAGGCGCGGGAGTTCCTGCGGCAGGCCCTCGATACCGGCATGACGGACGAGCGGGATGAGACGGTTGAATGGCTGGCGTACGTTGAGAAGCAGATCGACGGATAG
- a CDS encoding ChbG/HpnK family deacetylase — protein MLERRLIVNADDFGWSEGVNEGIVEAHRNGIVTSATLAATGPAAEHAVRLAAENPELGVGVHLAYGLGRSLVEPRRLSAIYHTDGRARFGVIRLWLAVRLSRVARDQLYQHFASQVRWLLDHGTTPTHLDTHKHLHFCPVIGRMVCRIAEEFSIPAVRALRERWWTGGGQPATRVKLAMLSPMALICNYYIKSSQVASADRFVGISWTGSWTKQGLLDILDRLSPGTTELMVHPGYACGLASDETRLTGSRETELELLTDREVIERCRLRNIRLISYRELSMDRPPHPASGPSKGRESR, from the coding sequence ATGTTGGAACGACGTCTGATCGTCAACGCGGATGACTTCGGCTGGTCGGAAGGGGTCAACGAAGGGATCGTCGAGGCCCACCGCAACGGGATCGTGACCAGCGCGACGCTGGCGGCGACGGGCCCGGCGGCGGAGCACGCGGTGCGTCTGGCCGCTGAGAATCCGGAGTTGGGCGTGGGCGTGCACCTGGCCTACGGTCTGGGCCGGTCGCTGGTGGAGCCCCGCCGCCTCTCGGCGATCTACCACACCGACGGTCGGGCGCGGTTTGGGGTGATTCGGCTCTGGCTGGCGGTGCGGCTCAGCCGCGTCGCCCGCGATCAGCTCTACCAGCACTTCGCTTCCCAGGTCCGGTGGCTGCTGGACCACGGTACCACGCCGACGCACCTGGACACCCACAAGCATCTGCACTTCTGCCCGGTTATCGGACGTATGGTCTGCCGGATCGCCGAGGAGTTCTCGATCCCCGCCGTGCGGGCCTTGCGCGAGCGATGGTGGACGGGCGGCGGCCAGCCGGCCACGCGGGTCAAGCTGGCGATGCTGAGTCCGATGGCGTTAATATGTAATTATTATATTAAATCATCACAAGTGGCGTCTGCGGATCGTTTCGTGGGCATCTCGTGGACCGGTTCATGGACAAAGCAGGGGCTTCTGGATATATTGGATCGATTATCGCCGGGCACGACGGAGCTGATGGTTCATCCAGGCTACGCCTGCGGTCTGGCCTCCGACGAGACGCGGCTTACCGGTTCGCGGGAGACGGAGTTGGAACTGCTTACGGATCGAGAGGTCATAGAGCGATGTCGGTTGCGCAACATCAGGCTGATAAGCTATCGCGAGTTGTCCATGGATCGCCCGCCGCATCCGGCGAGCGGGCCGTCGAAGGGCCGGGAGAGCCGGTGA